One Bacteroidota bacterium DNA window includes the following coding sequences:
- a CDS encoding methylmalonyl-CoA mutase family protein, whose product MLKNEVYKPVNHIRIVTAASLYDGHDVAINVMRRIIQSSGAEVIHLGHNRSVLEIVECAIQEDVQAIAITSYQGGHLEFFKYMFDLLKERSSIHIKIFGGGGGVILPEEIEALHTYGITRIYSPDDGRNMGLQGMINDLLKQSDFAAGKGVRANLKSLAEKDPKTIAQLISAAENNPEEVEVTLKKIREIAAKNKAPVLGITGTGGAGKSSLVDEIVRRFLTDLPDKTIAIISVDPSKRKTGGALLGDRIRMNSIFSPRVYMRSLATRQSNLAMSKYVKDAESIVQAAKYDMVILETSGIGQSDTEIIDHSDLSLYVMTPEYGAATQLEKIDMLDFADIIALNKFDKRGALDALRDVKKQYARNHNLWHEEVDKMPVYGTIASQFNDPGVNQLYQAIIAKIKEKTGVDYHSKMHPENEMSEKVFIIPPNRTRYLSEISETVRKYNTWTENQATTAQRMYVIRRAIEELDPEKNKMSISELENIYRKIEIDLDGHNKQLIEGWGEKKKAFYEPFYTYKVRNKIIKVETSTESLSHLKIPKISLPKYEGWGDVLKWILKENIPGEFPFAAGVFPFKRQGEDPTRMFAGEGGPERTNRRFHYVSLGMPAKRLSTAFDSVTLYGEDPDRRPDIYGKIGNSGVSICCLDDAKKLYSGFHLTDEMTSVSMTINGPAPSMVGYFMNAAIDQECEIYIKEQGIEAEIEAKIAKLYKERGTKRPKYQGKLPKGNDGLGLMLLGVTGDQVLPKEIYEKIKADTLCKVRGTIQADILKEDQAQNTCIYSTDFSLRLMGDVQEYFINHKVQNFYSVSISGYHIAEAGANPISQLAFTLANGFTYVEYYASRGMKIDHFAPNLSFFFSNGLDPEYSVLGRVARLIWAKAMKLKYGANDRSQKLKYHIQTSGRSLHAQEIDFNDIRTTLQALYAIYDNCNSLHTNAYDEAITTPTEESVRRAMAIQLIINHELGLATNQNPLQGSFIIEELTDLVEEAVMLEFDRINERGGVLGAMETMYQRSKIQEESLYYETLKHNGKLPIMGVNTFLSSKGSPTITPGEVIRATPEEKEYQIKMLEQLHKTYVQESKTNLQELRLAAVRNKNVFEQLMEASKYCSIGQITGALFEVGGQYRRNM is encoded by the coding sequence ATGTTGAAAAATGAGGTTTATAAACCTGTAAATCATATCCGCATTGTTACTGCTGCTTCTTTATACGACGGACATGATGTTGCCATTAATGTAATGCGAAGGATTATCCAGTCGAGTGGAGCAGAGGTTATCCATTTGGGGCATAATCGATCGGTTCTTGAAATTGTGGAATGTGCGATTCAGGAGGATGTTCAGGCCATTGCCATTACATCATATCAGGGAGGGCATCTTGAATTTTTTAAATACATGTTTGATTTACTGAAAGAACGCTCCTCAATTCACATAAAAATATTCGGTGGTGGAGGGGGGGTTATACTTCCAGAGGAAATTGAAGCATTGCATACTTATGGGATTACCCGTATCTATTCTCCCGATGATGGACGTAACATGGGGTTGCAAGGGATGATAAATGATTTGTTGAAACAATCCGATTTTGCAGCAGGCAAAGGTGTGAGAGCCAACTTAAAAAGTCTGGCTGAAAAAGATCCTAAAACAATTGCACAACTTATTTCGGCTGCAGAAAATAATCCAGAAGAAGTAGAAGTTACCCTTAAAAAGATACGGGAAATTGCCGCTAAAAATAAAGCTCCGGTATTAGGTATTACCGGAACAGGTGGTGCCGGAAAATCTTCTTTGGTTGATGAGATTGTGCGCAGATTTTTAACTGATTTGCCCGATAAAACCATTGCCATTATTTCGGTCGATCCCTCAAAGAGAAAGACCGGTGGAGCATTGCTAGGTGATCGGATAAGGATGAATTCAATCTTTAGTCCAAGGGTTTATATGCGTTCACTGGCAACCCGCCAGTCAAATTTGGCCATGTCGAAATATGTGAAAGATGCCGAAAGTATTGTACAAGCTGCTAAGTATGACATGGTAATATTAGAAACTTCGGGTATCGGACAATCGGATACGGAAATCATCGATCACAGCGATCTTTCACTTTATGTGATGACTCCGGAATATGGCGCGGCAACACAACTTGAAAAAATCGACATGCTCGATTTCGCGGATATTATTGCCTTAAATAAATTTGATAAAAGAGGCGCACTGGATGCATTACGGGACGTGAAGAAACAATATGCCCGTAACCATAATTTGTGGCATGAAGAGGTAGATAAAATGCCGGTTTACGGCACAATTGCCTCTCAATTTAATGATCCCGGGGTTAATCAATTGTATCAGGCTATCATTGCAAAAATCAAAGAGAAAACAGGGGTTGATTATCATTCAAAGATGCATCCGGAAAATGAAATGTCGGAAAAAGTTTTTATCATTCCGCCCAATCGCACCCGTTATTTATCTGAAATATCCGAAACGGTTAGAAAATATAATACATGGACTGAAAATCAAGCTACTACTGCCCAACGAATGTATGTGATTCGAAGAGCAATTGAAGAACTCGATCCCGAAAAGAATAAAATGAGTATTTCTGAATTGGAAAATATTTACAGAAAAATTGAAATAGATCTCGACGGCCATAATAAGCAATTAATTGAGGGATGGGGCGAAAAGAAAAAAGCATTTTATGAGCCTTTTTATACCTATAAAGTCAGAAATAAGATCATTAAAGTTGAGACTTCGACCGAATCATTATCCCATCTTAAAATTCCAAAAATTTCACTACCTAAATACGAAGGTTGGGGCGATGTATTGAAATGGATTCTAAAGGAAAATATTCCGGGTGAGTTTCCATTTGCAGCCGGAGTGTTCCCGTTTAAACGTCAGGGTGAAGATCCAACCCGCATGTTTGCAGGCGAAGGTGGTCCAGAACGTACCAATCGTCGGTTTCATTACGTGTCATTGGGAATGCCGGCAAAAAGGCTTTCTACCGCTTTTGACTCTGTTACACTTTATGGTGAAGATCCCGACCGAAGACCTGATATTTATGGAAAGATAGGGAATTCAGGTGTTTCGATTTGCTGTCTGGATGATGCAAAAAAATTGTATTCAGGCTTTCACCTGACGGATGAAATGACTTCGGTTTCGATGACAATTAATGGTCCGGCACCTTCTATGGTTGGGTACTTCATGAATGCAGCCATCGATCAGGAATGCGAAATTTACATCAAAGAGCAAGGCATTGAAGCTGAAATTGAAGCAAAAATTGCTAAGTTGTACAAAGAACGTGGTACGAAACGTCCTAAATATCAGGGCAAGTTACCCAAAGGAAATGACGGATTGGGATTGATGCTTTTGGGAGTGACCGGAGATCAGGTTTTGCCGAAAGAAATTTATGAAAAAATTAAAGCAGATACCCTTTGCAAGGTTAGGGGAACAATACAGGCCGATATTTTAAAAGAAGATCAAGCACAAAATACCTGTATTTATTCTACTGATTTTTCACTCCGATTGATGGGAGATGTGCAGGAATACTTCATTAATCATAAGGTCCAGAATTTTTACTCAGTCTCGATTTCAGGTTATCATATCGCGGAAGCAGGAGCAAATCCAATATCTCAATTGGCTTTCACTTTAGCTAATGGTTTTACATATGTTGAATATTATGCTTCACGAGGAATGAAAATCGATCATTTTGCTCCAAACTTATCTTTCTTCTTTTCTAACGGACTTGATCCTGAATATTCCGTTTTGGGAAGGGTAGCAAGGTTAATCTGGGCTAAAGCCATGAAGTTAAAATATGGTGCAAACGATCGTTCTCAAAAATTGAAATATCATATTCAAACCTCAGGCCGATCATTGCATGCTCAGGAAATTGACTTTAATGATATTCGCACAACACTGCAGGCGCTTTACGCCATTTACGATAATTGCAATTCTTTACATACCAATGCTTATGATGAAGCCATCACCACGCCAACAGAGGAATCGGTAAGACGAGCGATGGCTATTCAGTTAATCATTAACCATGAATTGGGCCTGGCAACAAATCAAAATCCATTGCAAGGTTCGTTTATTATTGAGGAATTAACCGATTTGGTTGAAGAAGCAGTGATGCTTGAATTCGACCGGATCAACGAAAGAGGCGGAGTATTGGGAGCAATGGAGACCATGTATCAGCGCAGTAAAATACAGGAAGAATCATTGTATTACGAAACCCTAAAGCATAATGGCAAATTGCCGATTATGGGGGTAAATACTTTCTTATCCTCAAAAGGTTCACCAACAATCACTCCCGGAGAAGTTATTCGTGCGACTCCTGAAGAAAAGGAATATCAGATTAAAATGCTGGAACAACTCCATAAAACATATGTTCAAGAATCGAAAACAAATCTTCAGGAATTAAGATTGGCTGCGGTTCGAAACAAAAATGTTTTCGAACAATTAATGGAAGCCAGTAAGTATTGTTCAATAGGACAAATTACCGGAGCTTTGTTTGAAGTAGGTGGACAATATCGAAGAAATATGTAA